A single Nissabacter sp. SGAir0207 DNA region contains:
- a CDS encoding inorganic phosphate transporter: MSEKIVMPPATTAGDARPNLVSKNSKLNGVVIAVVALVGLAFAGFNLFSDVADSGQVVTSYTPFVLLGLALVIALGFEFVNGFHDTANAVATVIYTHSLPPGAAILWSGLCNFSGVLLSSGVVAFGIISLLPVELILQASAGNGFAMIYALLFSAIIWNLGTWYLGLPSSSSHTLIGSIIGVGVANALNHGRSGWDGVNWDQALNVGYALLLSPVVGFTCAALLLLLMKKVIRNRQLYVSPEGKRPPPPWIRGLLILTCTGVSFAHGSNDGQKGMGLIMLILVGTMPIVYALNRSIPPEQIPRVAALAQVTEQQLMNGATPAPNGTPRDVLIQFVSSGENTPAVLPALGQMLHQINSQIRPYGSMDRIPAELVANTRNDMYLASESIRALKHAGVALPAATQENLDALKRELDNATRFIPPWVKVVVALALGLGTMVGWRRIVITVGERIGKNHLSYAQGASAELVAMTTIGAADAFGLPVSTTHVLSSGVAGTMAANRSGLQMATLRNLLIAWVLTLPVSILISALLYMLFTRL, from the coding sequence ATGAGTGAAAAAATAGTCATGCCGCCGGCAACGACCGCCGGTGACGCCCGTCCCAATTTGGTGAGCAAGAACAGCAAGTTGAATGGCGTGGTCATCGCGGTGGTGGCGCTGGTGGGGCTGGCGTTCGCCGGCTTCAACCTGTTCAGCGACGTGGCGGACTCCGGCCAGGTGGTCACCAGCTACACCCCGTTTGTGCTACTGGGGCTGGCATTAGTGATCGCGCTGGGTTTCGAGTTCGTCAATGGCTTCCATGACACCGCCAATGCGGTGGCGACGGTGATCTACACCCACTCCCTGCCGCCGGGGGCGGCGATCCTCTGGTCTGGGCTGTGCAACTTCTCGGGGGTGCTGCTCTCCAGCGGTGTGGTGGCGTTCGGCATCATTTCGCTGCTGCCGGTGGAGTTGATTTTGCAGGCCAGCGCTGGCAACGGGTTTGCCATGATCTACGCGCTGCTGTTCTCGGCCATCATCTGGAACCTCGGCACCTGGTATCTTGGCCTGCCCTCCTCCTCCTCCCATACCTTGATTGGCTCCATCATCGGCGTGGGGGTGGCGAATGCGCTGAACCACGGCCGCAGCGGCTGGGATGGCGTGAACTGGGATCAGGCGCTGAACGTCGGCTATGCACTGCTGCTGTCGCCGGTGGTAGGGTTTACCTGCGCCGCGCTGCTGCTCCTGCTGATGAAAAAAGTGATCCGCAACCGCCAGCTCTATGTGTCGCCGGAGGGCAAGCGCCCGCCGCCGCCGTGGATCCGTGGCCTGCTGATTTTGACCTGTACCGGCGTCTCCTTTGCCCACGGCTCCAACGATGGCCAGAAAGGGATGGGGCTGATCATGCTGATTTTGGTCGGCACCATGCCGATTGTCTATGCGCTCAACCGCTCCATCCCGCCGGAGCAGATCCCACGGGTGGCGGCGCTGGCACAAGTGACAGAGCAGCAATTGATGAATGGCGCGACCCCGGCACCAAACGGCACGCCGCGTGACGTGCTGATCCAGTTCGTCAGTTCCGGCGAGAACACCCCGGCGGTACTGCCAGCGCTGGGGCAGATGCTGCACCAGATCAACAGCCAAATCCGCCCCTATGGCTCGATGGATCGCATCCCGGCGGAGCTGGTTGCCAACACCCGTAATGATATGTATCTGGCCTCAGAGAGCATCCGGGCGCTGAAGCACGCTGGCGTGGCGCTGCCTGCCGCGACACAGGAGAACCTCGACGCCCTGAAACGTGAGCTGGACAATGCCACCCGCTTTATCCCGCCGTGGGTGAAGGTGGTGGTGGCGCTGGCGCTGGGCCTCGGCACCATGGTCGGCTGGCGGCGGATTGTGATCACCGTCGGCGAGCGCATCGGCAAAAACCACCTCAGCTATGCCCAAGGGGCCAGCGCCGAGCTGGTGGCAATGACCACCATTGGCGCGGCGGATGCTTTCGGCCTGCCGGTCTCCACCACCCATGTGCTCTCCTCCGGCGTGGCGGGCACCATGGCCGCCAACCGCTCCGGCTTGCAGATGGCGACGCTGCGCAACCTGCTGATCGCCTGGGTGCTGACCCTGCCGGTCTCCATCCTGATCTCCGCGCTGCTCTACATGCTGTTTACCCGCCTGTGA
- a CDS encoding MFS transporter yields MKEITLDASTAEEVKDHRGPATPDRTLTRAVTGVTLGNMVEWFDFAIYSSMSTLLAKVFFPTSNSYNELIAIYAAFAAGFLIRPLGGLLFGPIGDKYGRRTALVASISLMATATLAIALIPSYHSIGLAAPILLVVMRMLQGLSTGGEYGGSCIFIAEHSPDKRRTFFTSWLEFGNIAGFLVGGVIVNLISSLLGAETMLAWGWRVPFVIAGLMGIVALFIRLRVDETPVFRQMQANKSHQPARPPFWKLVASEWPQLLRSAGLVATFNINYYIVLGYLPSYLVSFLGRSEQFSATLSMTATLALLLFIPLFGMLGDRIGRKRMLVTGCLMMLFCVLPIFWAIQTQGLAAIILGMAVLILAMLFFEGTIPATLTSMFGATVRYSCFAISYNVSVSALGGTAPLINTWLIKETGLTIIPALYLMGGALLGLLALWGLRDRTGQPMPS; encoded by the coding sequence ATGAAAGAGATAACACTGGATGCAAGCACTGCCGAAGAGGTGAAGGATCATCGCGGCCCGGCCACACCCGACCGGACATTGACCCGCGCGGTCACGGGCGTCACGCTTGGCAACATGGTGGAGTGGTTTGACTTCGCCATCTACTCCTCTATGTCCACACTGCTGGCCAAGGTCTTTTTTCCCACCAGCAACAGCTATAACGAGCTGATCGCCATCTATGCCGCCTTCGCCGCCGGCTTCCTGATCCGGCCGCTGGGCGGGCTGCTGTTTGGCCCGATTGGCGACAAATATGGCCGCCGCACCGCGCTGGTCGCCAGCATCAGCCTGATGGCGACGGCCACGTTGGCGATCGCGCTGATCCCCAGCTATCACAGCATTGGTTTGGCCGCGCCCATCCTGCTGGTGGTGATGCGCATGTTGCAGGGGCTCTCCACCGGCGGCGAGTATGGCGGCTCCTGCATCTTCATCGCCGAGCATAGCCCAGACAAACGGCGCACCTTCTTCACCAGCTGGCTGGAGTTTGGCAACATCGCCGGCTTTTTGGTCGGCGGGGTGATTGTCAACCTGATCAGCAGCCTGCTGGGCGCGGAGACCATGCTCGCGTGGGGCTGGCGCGTGCCGTTCGTGATTGCCGGGCTGATGGGCATCGTGGCGCTATTTATTCGCCTGCGGGTTGATGAGACCCCGGTCTTCCGGCAGATGCAGGCCAATAAATCGCACCAGCCCGCCCGGCCCCCCTTCTGGAAATTGGTCGCCAGCGAGTGGCCGCAACTGTTGCGCAGCGCCGGGCTGGTCGCCACCTTCAACATCAACTACTACATTGTGCTTGGCTATCTCCCCAGTTATCTGGTGAGCTTCCTTGGCCGCTCCGAGCAGTTCAGCGCCACCTTGTCGATGACCGCCACCCTGGCGCTGCTGCTGTTCATCCCGCTGTTTGGTATGCTCGGCGATCGCATTGGCCGCAAGCGGATGCTGGTAACCGGCTGTCTGATGATGCTGTTCTGCGTACTGCCGATCTTCTGGGCCATCCAGACGCAGGGGCTGGCGGCGATTATCCTCGGCATGGCGGTGCTGATTCTGGCAATGCTATTCTTCGAGGGCACCATTCCCGCCACGCTCACCTCCATGTTCGGCGCAACCGTGCGCTACAGCTGCTTCGCCATCAGCTACAACGTCTCGGTCTCTGCGCTGGGCGGCACCGCGCCGCTGATCAACACCTGGCTGATCAAGGAGACCGGCCTGACCATTATTCCTGCCCTCTACCTGATGGGCGGCGCCCTGCTCGGCCTGCTGGCGCTCTGGGGACTGCGCGACCGCACCGGGCAGCCAATGCCCTCCTGA
- a CDS encoding replication initiation protein: MSNKLDVKKLYVTQDNKLLEGAYSATLDEMRLLYLALVQIDSKKAQPDGLYTLYPADFEKMFGVHPSHTHQQLKRAADSLGSKPIVTYEWDEKKKRLDKVKRFWFSSIRYDASDNTADVTIRFSPDVVPYLYDLKREFTQVDFEHVSRLDTPFAFRLYSWLVKFRKLTRNSRDQGIIETDPFEIDWMKERTGLVGKYEEYRFFKRDVLVPAIERINANTDISVDWQPVKSGRSVKAIKFFYVIESSASTAKPLRPRLPRRPHVLAGSDLEGKWARRCIGLMDEYRTKLEAYDPTEKIALADLRKWLDWYGIIGDAANMTRLKDEIKVRSNRKKGA; this comes from the coding sequence ATGTCGAATAAGCTGGATGTTAAAAAACTGTATGTAACACAGGATAACAAGCTGCTTGAGGGTGCCTACAGCGCCACGCTGGACGAGATGCGCTTGCTCTACCTGGCACTGGTGCAAATTGACAGCAAAAAAGCCCAGCCTGACGGGCTGTATACGCTCTATCCCGCTGATTTTGAAAAGATGTTTGGTGTGCATCCTTCCCATACCCACCAGCAACTCAAGCGGGCCGCAGACTCTCTCGGCAGCAAGCCAATCGTGACCTACGAGTGGGACGAAAAGAAAAAACGCCTCGATAAGGTTAAGCGGTTTTGGTTCTCTTCGATTCGCTATGACGCCTCCGACAATACCGCCGATGTCACCATCCGTTTCTCACCAGACGTGGTGCCCTATCTCTATGACCTGAAACGCGAATTTACGCAGGTAGATTTCGAGCATGTGTCACGTCTGGACACGCCTTTCGCTTTCCGGCTTTACAGCTGGCTGGTAAAATTCAGGAAACTTACGCGCAATTCACGGGATCAGGGGATCATCGAGACGGATCCTTTCGAAATCGATTGGATGAAAGAGCGCACCGGGTTGGTGGGCAAGTACGAGGAGTACCGCTTTTTCAAACGTGATGTGCTGGTGCCAGCGATCGAAAGGATCAACGCCAATACCGACATTTCGGTCGATTGGCAGCCGGTTAAGTCGGGTCGATCCGTCAAGGCGATCAAATTTTTCTACGTGATCGAATCCAGCGCCAGTACAGCCAAACCCCTGCGCCCGCGTCTGCCGCGCCGGCCACATGTCCTGGCTGGCTCGGATCTGGAGGGCAAATGGGCGCGCCGCTGCATCGGCTTGATGGATGAGTACCGTACCAAGCTGGAAGCCTATGATCCCACTGAAAAAATCGCGCTGGCGGATCTGCGTAAGTGGCTGGATTGGTACGGGATCATCGGGGACGCCGCTAACATGACACGCTTGAAAGATGAGATAAAAGTACGCAGTAACCGCAAAAAGGGCGCCTGA
- a CDS encoding LysR family transcriptional regulator, translating to MTLQQLHYFLAAIEHGTLSRAAEQLHIAQPSLSEQILRLEGEMGTHLFIRTNRKLILTEAGRRLLPYARATLMEAQRGFEAVQSVRELRGGVASFGTFGTAHQYFLAGLIAEFRRRYPEMRLRLVGLNSSEVAEAVINGDIEAGLVMLPVNNKSLVVSEPVWSAQVGYISADPARLAGRKDIHALLAAPLILSEAKWHNTDPIRTLLNRRAQQVRGNFEPVIEVEHQSTAFELAAQGLGDLIATRPILHHLGYHDRLGWVPVDPPIFEVFSFIYRADTAISSATRELMQLMRQSLNLVQARYRHIEN from the coding sequence TTGACCCTGCAACAGTTGCACTATTTTTTGGCGGCCATCGAGCATGGCACGCTCTCCCGCGCCGCGGAGCAGCTGCATATCGCCCAGCCCTCCCTCTCTGAACAGATCCTGCGGCTGGAGGGGGAGATGGGCACCCACCTGTTTATCCGCACCAACCGCAAGCTGATCCTGACCGAGGCGGGCCGCCGGCTGCTGCCCTACGCGCGCGCTACCCTGATGGAGGCACAGCGCGGCTTTGAGGCGGTGCAATCGGTGCGCGAGCTGCGCGGCGGCGTGGCCTCTTTCGGCACTTTTGGTACTGCCCACCAGTACTTTTTGGCGGGCCTGATTGCCGAGTTCCGGCGGCGCTACCCGGAGATGCGGCTGCGGCTGGTGGGGCTAAACTCGTCAGAAGTGGCGGAAGCGGTGATCAATGGCGACATTGAGGCCGGGCTGGTGATGCTGCCGGTCAACAATAAAAGTCTGGTGGTCAGTGAGCCGGTGTGGTCAGCGCAGGTCGGTTATATCAGCGCTGACCCCGCCCGGCTGGCGGGCCGGAAGGATATCCATGCGCTGCTGGCCGCCCCGCTGATTTTGAGCGAGGCCAAATGGCACAACACTGACCCGATCCGTACCCTGCTCAACCGCCGGGCGCAGCAGGTACGCGGCAATTTTGAGCCGGTGATCGAGGTGGAGCACCAGAGCACCGCCTTCGAACTGGCCGCCCAAGGATTGGGAGATCTTATCGCTACCCGCCCCATCCTCCACCACCTCGGCTACCATGACCGTTTGGGCTGGGTGCCCGTCGATCCGCCCATCTTCGAGGTCTTTTCCTTTATCTATCGCGCGGATACCGCCATCTCCTCCGCCACCCGTGAACTGATGCAGCTGATGCGCCAGTCCCTGAATTTGGTTCAGGCGCGTTACCGTCATATTGAAAATTGA
- a CDS encoding DUF1508 domain-containing protein, whose amino-acid sequence MTSIPYFYIFKDHANEWRWRFNASNDEVIATSSRGYHKFEDCEQAIKLLSVDAKRSVTIGDRSYVSHSDSSLGL is encoded by the coding sequence ATGACATCCATTCCATACTTTTATATTTTTAAAGATCATGCCAACGAATGGCGTTGGCGTTTTAATGCCTCCAATGATGAGGTGATCGCAACCAGCTCAAGGGGTTATCACAAATTTGAGGATTGCGAACAGGCAATTAAGTTGCTGTCAGTAGACGCTAAACGCTCTGTAACCATTGGTGACAGGAGTTACGTCTCACACAGTGACAGCAGCCTTGGATTGTGA
- a CDS encoding SDR family NAD(P)-dependent oxidoreductase, giving the protein MPSSPMVLVTGAASGMGRAVAAHFLSRQWEVIAVDLAEMPPQPGLTPVQADITRHDELAARLDAALGDRRLNATVHAAGIFPVSSLESYSEELYRRIFDVNVLGSLNIARVAADRVAETGATLLLFASVDAFAVSHNQLLYSASKAAVVSLTKSLAIELVGRGMVVNAIAPGWVETEGTLAGGRLQEGVKAVPLQRAARPEEIADWVWKFSAEPGYVTGETFVVSGGAYMR; this is encoded by the coding sequence ATGCCCTCTTCCCCTATGGTACTGGTGACCGGCGCAGCTTCTGGCATGGGCCGGGCCGTGGCTGCCCATTTTCTCTCCCGCCAGTGGGAGGTGATCGCCGTAGATCTGGCGGAGATGCCGCCGCAGCCCGGCCTGACGCCGGTGCAGGCTGACATCACCCGCCATGATGAGCTGGCGGCACGCCTTGACGCGGCACTGGGCGATCGCCGCCTTAATGCCACTGTCCATGCGGCGGGCATCTTCCCGGTCTCCAGTCTGGAGAGCTACAGCGAGGAGCTGTACCGCCGCATCTTTGACGTCAATGTGCTTGGCTCCCTCAACATCGCGCGGGTGGCGGCCGACCGGGTGGCGGAGACGGGCGCCACCCTGCTGCTGTTTGCCTCGGTGGATGCCTTTGCCGTCTCCCATAACCAGTTGCTCTACAGCGCCTCCAAGGCGGCGGTGGTCTCCCTGACCAAATCGCTGGCAATAGAGCTGGTGGGACGCGGCATGGTGGTCAACGCCATCGCGCCCGGCTGGGTGGAGACCGAGGGCACCCTGGCGGGCGGCCGCCTGCAAGAGGGGGTGAAGGCGGTGCCGTTGCAGCGCGCCGCCCGGCCGGAGGAGATCGCTGACTGGGTATGGAAGTTCAGCGCCGAGCCGGGGTATGTCACCGGCGAAACCTTCGTGGTCTCCGGCGGGGCCTATATGCGCTGA
- a CDS encoding VOC family protein translates to MLMPNLVILYVDDPVASSEFYQRLLGKAPDDCFPTWAAFSFDNGLHLGLWSKQARDFVSDGSGHRSELSFMVESPEKVEALYQQWLSLGVDIEQAPLDAVFGRTFVARDPDGHRLRVCVPDN, encoded by the coding sequence ATGTTGATGCCAAATCTCGTTATCCTGTATGTCGATGATCCTGTGGCAAGCAGTGAGTTTTACCAACGCCTGCTGGGCAAAGCGCCGGATGACTGCTTTCCCACCTGGGCCGCCTTCTCTTTTGACAATGGCCTCCATCTGGGGCTGTGGTCTAAACAGGCGCGTGACTTCGTATCCGATGGCAGCGGCCATCGTTCAGAGCTTTCCTTTATGGTGGAAAGCCCTGAAAAAGTAGAAGCGCTGTATCAGCAATGGCTGTCACTCGGCGTTGATATCGAGCAGGCACCGCTGGATGCAGTGTTTGGCCGCACTTTTGTGGCACGCGATCCTGACGGGCATCGCCTGCGCGTCTGCGTGCCGGATAATTGA
- a CDS encoding heme-degrading domain-containing protein, with the protein MDALSPALLLQQETESRLAHFDFSTAWALGRHLHDRAAERGAPVAIEVYAFGQVLFLSALPGSVPDNLEWMRRKRNTVLRYGHSSMYVGMLNQQRGEAMAQYAFLSQSDYTDHGGSFPLLNSSGAVLGAVSISGLPSEEDHALALWGIQQVGRQGANSQ; encoded by the coding sequence ATGGACGCGCTATCACCCGCACTGCTGTTGCAGCAGGAAACCGAAAGCCGGTTGGCTCATTTTGATTTCTCGACGGCGTGGGCATTGGGTCGGCATCTTCACGATCGGGCAGCAGAGCGCGGCGCGCCGGTGGCGATTGAGGTCTATGCCTTTGGTCAGGTGCTGTTTCTCTCGGCGTTGCCCGGCTCCGTGCCTGATAATTTGGAGTGGATGCGGCGCAAGCGCAATACCGTGTTGCGTTACGGCCACTCCTCCATGTATGTCGGGATGTTGAACCAACAACGCGGCGAAGCGATGGCCCAATACGCTTTCCTCAGCCAGTCTGACTACACTGACCACGGCGGCAGCTTTCCGCTGCTGAACAGCAGTGGCGCGGTGCTGGGGGCGGTCAGCATCAGCGGCTTGCCGTCAGAGGAGGATCACGCGTTGGCGCTGTGGGGCATCCAGCAAGTGGGTCGCCAGGGTGCAAACAGCCAGTGA
- a CDS encoding NAD(P)/FAD-dependent oxidoreductase — protein MSEVPRYCIIGAGAAGLAAVKTLRDLGIEAEVFEKSDHVGGHWHHDYDALHLITPKNSSCFDGYPMPESYPLYPSRDQVRHYIDSYADHFGLRQHITFNAPVERLTPLGAQAEEGWEVTVNQQTRRYQGVLVANGHLWDPALPPEAERFSGISLHSCQYRNPGQLQGKVLVVGCGNSGCDLAVDAAQHRFETDVVIRRGQVFQPKALFGLPRAELPFLNQLPPELQNAMTQMLIMASLGNWKNYPGMPEPESWDLEKQPPVVNNLLLYWIQHGRIRVRPGILAIEGKRVTFSDGTCADYDSILWATGFHTRLPFLEASLLSWQQGVPLRTAAMTLPTTLENLYFVGLAAPRGPQWPVYCQQTRLIARLIQLQEGGITHLAGLLAGQQPHDARIDIVRRLWQQDYDDTWRTLDLLEKVHPQRRATPSLSTTARIL, from the coding sequence ATGAGTGAGGTTCCACGCTATTGCATTATCGGTGCCGGGGCGGCCGGGCTGGCGGCCGTCAAGACGCTGCGCGATCTGGGCATTGAGGCGGAGGTGTTTGAAAAGAGCGACCACGTCGGCGGCCACTGGCACCACGATTACGACGCGCTGCATCTGATTACGCCGAAGAACTCGTCCTGTTTCGACGGCTACCCAATGCCGGAGTCCTATCCGCTCTACCCCAGCCGCGATCAGGTGCGGCACTACATCGACAGCTATGCCGATCACTTTGGCCTACGCCAGCACATCACGTTCAATGCGCCGGTGGAACGCCTTACCCCGCTCGGCGCACAGGCCGAGGAGGGCTGGGAGGTGACGGTCAATCAGCAAACGCGCCGCTACCAAGGCGTGCTGGTCGCCAATGGCCACCTATGGGATCCGGCGCTGCCGCCGGAGGCCGAACGCTTCAGCGGCATTTCACTTCACTCCTGCCAGTACCGCAACCCCGGCCAGTTGCAGGGCAAGGTGCTGGTGGTTGGCTGCGGCAACTCTGGCTGCGATCTGGCCGTCGATGCCGCCCAGCACCGCTTCGAGACTGACGTGGTGATCCGCCGGGGGCAGGTGTTCCAGCCCAAGGCGCTGTTCGGCCTGCCGCGCGCCGAGCTGCCGTTCCTCAACCAGTTGCCGCCCGAGTTGCAGAACGCCATGACGCAGATGCTGATCATGGCCTCCCTCGGCAACTGGAAAAACTACCCCGGTATGCCGGAGCCGGAGAGCTGGGATCTGGAGAAGCAGCCGCCGGTGGTCAATAACCTGCTGCTCTACTGGATCCAGCATGGCCGCATCCGCGTGCGTCCCGGCATCCTCGCCATTGAGGGCAAGCGTGTCACCTTCAGCGACGGCACCTGTGCCGACTATGACAGCATCCTGTGGGCCACCGGTTTCCATACCCGGCTGCCCTTCCTCGAGGCGTCCCTGCTGAGCTGGCAACAGGGCGTGCCGCTGCGCACCGCGGCCATGACGCTGCCCACCACGCTGGAGAACCTCTATTTTGTCGGGCTGGCCGCGCCGCGCGGCCCGCAGTGGCCGGTCTACTGCCAACAGACGCGGCTGATTGCCCGCCTGATCCAGCTGCAAGAGGGCGGCATCACCCATCTGGCCGGGCTGCTGGCTGGCCAACAGCCGCATGACGCCCGCATCGATATTGTCCGCCGCCTGTGGCAGCAAGATTACGACGACACCTGGCGCACGCTGGATCTGCTGGAGAAAGTGCACCCGCAGCGCCGCGCCACCCCTTCCCTTTCCACCACCGCGAGGATCCTATGA